A window of Numenius arquata chromosome 6, bNumArq3.hap1.1, whole genome shotgun sequence contains these coding sequences:
- the SLC35C1 gene encoding GDP-fucose transporter 1 isoform X1 gives MSRAQLTRTGILRMALGGGAADPLLPAEGGEGRRAPFLLRALRIAVVVCLYWFTSIAMVFLNKYLLDSPSLRLNAPIFVTFFQCALTAALCLGLSMGAACGPPCSGLPALRLDPKVSRSVLPLSAVFIGMVTSNNLCLKYVGVAFYNVGRSLTTVFNVLLSYLLLKQTTSLYALLACGVIIGGFWLGVDQEGAEGTLSWTGIFFGILASLCVSLNAIYTKKVLPVVDGSIWRLTFYNNVNACVLFFPLMMLLGEFRTLYHFDKLGSPSFWGMMTLGGLFGFAIGYVTGLQIKFTSPLTHNVSGTAKACAQTVLAVIYFEETKSLLWWTSNLMVLGGSFAYTWVKGLEMRRVQEDPNVKSSERSETGV, from the exons ATGAGCAGGGCGCAGCTGACGCGGACGGGGATCCTGCGGATGGCGctgggcggcggcgccgccgacCCGCTGCTGCCGGCGGAGGGCGGCGAGGGCCGGCGGGCGCCCTTCCTGCTGCGGGCCCTGCGTATCGCCGTGGTGGTCTGCCTCTACTGGTTCACCTCCATCGCCATGGTCTTCCTCAACAAATACCTGCTGGACAGCCCCTCCTTGCGCCTCAACGCCCCCATCTTCGTCACCTTCTTCCAGTGCGCCCTGACGGCCGCCCTCTGTCTGGGCCTCAGCATGGGGGCGGCCTGTGGGCCCCCCTGCTCTGGCCTGCCCGCCCTCCGCCTCGACCCAAAGGTGTCCCGCAGCGTCCTGCCCCTCTCTGCCGTCTTCATCGGCATGGTCACCTCCAACAACCTCTGCCTCAAGTACGTCGGCGTGGCCTTCTACAACGTGGGACGCTCCCTCACCACCGTCTTCAATGTGCTGCTCTCCTACCTGCTCCTCAAGCAGACCACCTCCCTCTACGCCCTCCTGGCCTGCGGAGTCATCATAG GTGGCTTCTGGCTGGGTGTTGAccaggaaggagcagagggcaCTCTGTCATGGACAGGTATATTCTTTGGGATCCTGGCAAGCCTGTGTGTCTCGCTCAATGCCATCTACACCAAGAAGGTGCTGCCTGTGGTGGATGGTAGCATCTGGCGCCTGACCTTCTACAACAACGTCAATGCTTGTGTCCTCTTCTTCCCGCTCATGATGCTGTTGGGCGAGTTCCGCACCCTCTACCACTTCGACAAGCTGGGGAGCCCCAGTTTTTGGGGTATGATGACCCTGGGGGGACTGTTTGGCTTTGCCATTGGGTATGTGACTGGACTTCAGATTAAGTTCACTAGCCCGCTCACCCACAACGTGTCTGGGACAGCCAAGGCCTGTGCCCAAACGGTGCTGGCTGTTATCTACTTTGAGGAGACAAAGAGCCTCTTGTGGTGGACGAGTAACT